CGACGTATCGATCTTACAACTGGGTAATGGGGTTTTTGAAGTTAAAGCAACGGCCGGTAATAACCATTTAGGGGGAGATGATTTTGATAATGTTATTGTTCGCTGGATGGCAGAAAACTTTAAGACGAAGGAAAATATCGACCTCAGTGGCGATAAAATGGCTCTACAACGGCTACGAGAGGCCGCGGAAAAAGCCAAAATTGAATTATCGAGTATGTTGAATACCTCGATCAATCTCCCGTTTATTACCGCCGATGAAACTGGCCCGAAACACCTGGAAACTGAACTGAGTCGATCTCAGTTTGAAGAATTAACCAAACACTTATCTCACGCTACCTTAGAACCGCTTAATCAAGCCCTACATGATTGTGAACTCAACGCGCAAGAACTAGAAAGGGTGATTTTAGTTGGGGGTTCCACAAGAATGCCCGCAATTCATCGTGTGATTCAACAGGTATTCCCCAATAGTCAAATGGACCGTTCGATTAATCCTGATGAGGCCGTTGCTTTGGGGGCCGCCATTCAAGGGGGAGTTTTAGGGGGTGAGGTCAAGGATGTACTGTTATTGGATGTCACACCTCTCTCTTTGGGCATTGAAACCCTAGGGGAAGTCTTTACGAAAATTATTGAACGCAATACCACTATTCCTACCAGTAAGTCTCAAGTTTTCTCTACCGCAACCGATGGTCAAACCTCAGTGGAAATTCATGTTCTCCAAGGGGAACGGGCCATGGCTAAGGATAATCGTAGTTTGGGGAAGTGTCTTCTGGCAGGCATTCCCCCCGCCCCCAGAGGAGTCCCCCAAATTGAAGTAAGTTTTGATATTGATGTCAACGGGATTTTAAAAGTGGCGGCCCAAGATCAAGGGACGGGTAAAGAACAGACGATTATTATTAGTCATACAGGAGGGTTGAAATCTGGCGAAATTGAGCGAATGCAGCAAGAAGCTCAACAATTTGCTGAACAAGATCGTCGTCGGATGCAGATGATTGAAGTCCGAAATCAGGCGGATAGTTTATTCCATACCTATGAAACGACTCTGAATGAAAATGCTGAATTGATCCGTGATGAGTTGAAATTCCAGAGTAAACAAAAGAAAGAACAACTAGAGGCCGCTTTAAAGAATTCTGGCATGAGTCTAGAAAAAATAAAAGCCTATGTTGATGAGTTTCGGCAAATTATTCTGGCTATTGGTACGGAAGTCTATCAGCAAGCAAGTCCCAATAAAGGGTTCCAAGAGACATTTAATACCATGGGGGAACCTTTGACCACTCAAATTACGCCCCAACCCCAAACCCAGTCATCCTTTGGTACGACTATGCCCTATCAAACCACTGCTTCTATTGATCTTGACTCCCTCCCTGATCTTAATGATCTTGATGATATGGACTCAGAAGATTTAGAGGTGACCTTTAGTTTTGATGAGGATGAAACTATTGCTAATGATTATGAAGCCGTTGATTAAAGAAGGTATAGCACTACGTGCTAGGGAACAAGCAACAGTAAGCTGTCACTGCATTTCAGGAGGTAGGAATGTCAAACACCTTAATGGGTAGTGCTATAACTATAGCGTTTCCTAGACTCATGAGGTACACATCAATTTTTTGACTATTGCCTGTTCCCTGTTCCCTGTTCCCTGTTGCCTTTAAACCCTCACCCCTTACTTTTGTCTCGGTGGACGGGCAGTTGAAGAAGAGCGAATTGGCCCTAAAATCTGGTTAAGTTGCCTTAGCTGTTCAGGGGTTCCCATACAAATTAATAAGTCCCCGGCCATTAATTCTGTCTCTCCCGTGGGGCCCCCAATTAAAGTCCCATCAGACCGACGAATGGCTAAAACTAAGGACCCTGATTGAAGTCTCAGTCTTGCTTCACTCAAGCTTTGCCCCACACAAGGACAAGACTTGGGATCAAGCAGAAATTCTTCCATGTAGAAGGTGCGATCGGTTCCTGTTAAAATTCCATCCACAAAGTCCATCACTTGTGGCCGCAACGCCGCCGCCGCCAACCGTCTGCCCCCAGTAATATAGGGAGAGACAACCGCATCAGCCCCCGCTCTTTGTAATTTTAAGACGGCTTCCTCCGTACTCGCACGGGCGATCGCCCGAATTTTGGGGTTTAAAGTTTTGGCCGATAAAACCGTGTAGAGGTTTTCCGCATCGGAAGTTAAGGCAGAGACTAAACAAACGGCTTGATCGATTCTGGCATTGATCAAACATTCATCACGGGTAGCATCTCCTTGTATGACGATATAACCTAATTGTCCAGCTTCTTCGACTTGCTCAGGACGGGAATCTATAATAACAAAGGGGACTTCTTCGGCTGTGAATTCAACGGCCACTTGACGGGCCGTACGTCCAAACCCGCAAACGATACAATGGTTTTCTAAGGTGTCTATCAAGCGTCTCTCCTGTCGTTGTCGAATTCCTTCTTGAAAATAACCTTGAATTAAGGCTTCGGTTAATCGATTAACAATATAACCAATGGTAATCACTCCCATTAAAATTAAAGCAATGGTGAACAATCGAGATTTATCATCCAGGGGATGAACTTCCAAAAATCCTACCGTTGAGAGGGTGATCGTGGTCATATAAGCGGCTTCGATGATTGACCATTTTTCGATCAACCAATACCATAAGGTTCCCAGGCAAAAAACACCCCCTAGGGCGATCGCCCCACCGAATAATTCTTGTCGTAAACGTCGGTATTTTTCTTCAAAAGAATATAAGGTCATAGTGAAGTTAAATAATTTTCATGGCAAGATTTTTAGAAAATTTATTGATGGTTTTCCTCAATATTATATGTTCTTATAAATAAAGCAAAAATTTTGATGTTTTGCCCTCGAAAAAATCAGGTCAAATGATTTTGTAGACAGAGGCTAAACTGGCAATTTTAAGACTAACTTGCTTAAGATTAAGACGTGGTATTATTAGAATAATTTATCAGACCTATATTAGCGGTAAATACCTAAACAACTTAACAAACACAGTGCCATTCTATTTTTCAAGATTTTTGTCCCTAAGACTAGGCTAAAGGAGTCTGGGGGTTTATTATTAACACAGCAAGTATGCTATGTCGCAGATCACAGACGTTCCTAGTGTCCTTCATCCCCTAAGCTATGATAATAACATTCAGGAGATAAATAACATGACAGCGGAAAAGCTTGAAGCCAACGGTACTCAAACCCAAGAGACTGAAAAAGCAACCACCACCAGCAAAACGGCGACCCGCAGTACCCGTAGCCAAGAAAAACAACAAACCAGTGCCTTATCCGTCAAGGAAAAGACGAGCCAAACTGTCCAAGGTATCCAATTAATTATGGAACCTGGTCATCTTCCTGGAAACCGTCCTATTGAAGCGAGTCACCTCGACATCGTGAGTACCTATAAAGCCGTCGGTGGGAATCGTCCTGTGGTTGCTAGCAATATGGAAGTCGCCGGAACCTTGACCATTTCTGGGCAACGTCCCATTATGGCGAGTCATTTACACGTTAGTGAAACCTATACTGTAATGGGCAACCGTCCTGTTGCTTCTAATGACATTGATGATCCTGCTTTATTAATGGGATATCTTGATTAGTTAGATTGTTAGATTAATCTTATCAATACTTACTAAAAAGCCCCAGGTATCTTGCTAATATCTGGGGCTTTTGAAGATCATTTATTGATAACCATAAACCATTCTAAACACTCAATTTAAGTGCATTGACTGGTACATCATCCCATGATTCTACTGTTCTTAAACAAGCTATCCAACCTTCTTTTTTTTGGTCTTCTGTCAGGTTATTTAACCAAGTTTGATGACAGTCTTTTGCCGCTTTTTCATCATAGCAAGCAAGACAAGAATAGACAATTCCACAGGGATCGATTTGTTCATTTACCCAAATTATCATAATTGTTTATTTTCTGTTTTTAAATTATGATAACATGGACTCACACCTTGAAAAAAAGCTAAATCAACATCTACATATAGACTGAAGCCTGATATTATAGAAACCAAGTCTCCCAAGGGAGACTAAATTAAACCCGCGTAGGCGGGTTTTGTCTGTATAGCTTAACTCTTAAGAGTTTGAGCCTATATTTTTTAATAGTTTTACATCGTTGGTTCGGTGGAGTCAAACCAGCTATGGTTTACCAAGAAGCCTTTAGTAAAGGAACAATTAATTCGATGAGAAAACTTTATTTTTTAGTACCAGGAACAGGAAAAAAATTTGCTTGTGGAGGACTTTTTGCTGAATTAAAAGCGTTTAATTTAGCTCAACAAGTTTGTTCCTCAGCTATTGTTACCTATCGTCAACGAGAAACCGACAATCTTTTTTTAGACGATGTTCTTAAAACACAGGATTTAGATGATGTTATTTTTGTGATTAGTTGGGGTTTTGATGTTCCTAAATTGGCGGCTAAGTTAAAGCATTACAATGTGATTTATCACGCTCATAGTGCGGGTTATGGATTTAATTTACCTTCTAGTGTCCCGATTATAACTGTTAGTAGAAATACGATGGGTTATTGGGGACAAAAATCTCCTAATACTTTAATTTATTATTTACCGAATCAAATTTCTGATGAGTTTACCAACTTAAATTTACAGCGAGATATTGATGTTTTAATTCAAGCCAGAAAATCCTCTGAATATTTATTAAAACAGTTAATTCCTCGTTTACAAAAACACTGTAATGTTGTGGTAATTGATTCTTTTGTGGAAGATTTAGCCAAGATTTTTAATCAGTCTAAAGTCTATCTTTACGACTCAGCAGAATATTGGGCGCAACAGCGAGTTAGTGAAGGGTTTGGACTGCAACCGATGGAAGCTTTAGCCTGTGGTTGTCAAGTTTTTTCGAGTATTAATGGGGGACTTTCCGATTATTTAGATCCTGGATTTAATTGCCATAAAATTGCGGGTTATTCAACAGAATATGATGTACAACGTATTTTAAAAGCAGTACATTCATCAGAAAAATTAACCTTGTCACCCCAGGTTTTAGATGAATATCGCGGTGATAATATTATCAAACGATTAGAAATAATTCTAGATGATATTAATTTCTTTTTTGACCATAAATCTCAACATTTAGGGGATATTAAGGCTTTAACTCCCTTTAAAATACTTCAATTATTGTTAGGAAAAGCATGGAGAAAAATAATTAAATAGGAAGAATAGGAAAGTAAATATTCTCGATTTTTCAACGTTGATCGCCTATTAAATAAACATCTAAATGATTAATTATCCTGATTTAAGTAGACTTAATTTTGTGTCGCAAACTTGCTAAAAGTTTATTAAATTCACCGGGTAATGGGGCGATCGCTTCAATCTTTTCCTCCGTCACAGGATGGACTAAACTAAGTTTATAAGCGTGCAATGCTTGTCCTGATAAATTAACCCCAATAGAATGATTAGAACTATACAAAGGATCACCAACAATGGGATGACCAATATGACTACTATGTACCCTTATTTGATGAGTTCTTCCGGTTTCTAAGCGAAACTCTATTAATGTATAATTCCCTAATCTTTCTAAAGTTTTCCAATGGGTAACTGCTTCTCTTCCTCCTTTTTCTATGGGAACAACTGCCATTTTTTTCCGATCTACGGGATGACGGCCAATAGGTAAATTAATGATTCCGTTGTCGATTTTTTGCCCATCTTCCTGCTTATTAATTGGCACACCATAAACTACTCCTAAATACTCTCTTAGTGCCGTTTTCTGCTTAATTTGTGATTGTAAATGTTGATGAGAAAAATCTGTTTTTGCTACGACGATTGCCCCCGTGGTATCTTTGTCTAAACGGTGAACAATTCCAGGCCGTTTTACCCCTCCAATTCCTGCTAAATTAGAACAATGATATAATAGGGCATGAACGAGGGTTCCTGTCTCATGACCAGGGGCAGGATGTACCACTAACCCCGCAGGTTTATTAATAATAATTAGTTCATCATCTTCATATAAAATATCTAAGGGAATTGCTTCTGGTTCCAATGCTAAAGGTTGGGGAGAAGGAATAAAAATTTGTAGTATATCTCCTAATCTTACCTTGATTTTCTTGTTAGTACAAACTTCATTATTTAGGGTTATATTTCCCTGTTCAATCAGTTTTTGAAGATGGGAACGAGAGAGATCACAAAGATGTTGTGATAACCAAAGATCTAAGCGATCGCCTGGATCTTCTACAATTAATTTAATAGTCATGATAACTGAAAAATATATGCAGACAAAATCTGCCTACAAAGGTTTAATTTAGCCTCCGAAGGGAGGCTTTGTTTCCATAGTATCAGACTTCAGTCTATCTGTCGGTTTTGATTTAGCATGGCCAAGTTAGTACAAGCATCATAATTAACTTATTTAACGACCTCATGTAGATCGAAAATCCTGATTTTTTTGTCACCACAACCCGTTGCTATTCTCTGACAATTGGAATCAAAAGAAACGGAATAAACCTTATCAGTATGAGTAATTGTTGTAATTAATTCTCCTGTTTTAAAATCCCAAATTTTGAGGGTTTTATCTTTACTTCCACTGAATAACCATTGACCTTGAGAATCGATTGCTAATGAAGTAACTGAATCAGAATGTGCTATAATTGTTTTTAATTCTTGTTGAGTATCTACCTGCCAAATCTTAATAGTTTTATCTTTACTGCCACTCACTAATAATTTACCATCAGGACTAAAAACTAAACAATTAATTGCTGAAAACCATCCTGAATGTCCCGATAAAGTTCTTACTTCTTTTTCTAATAAATTCCATAGTTTAATAATTTTATCATTACCATCTCCAGAACTCGCTAAAGTTTGACCATCAGGACTAAAAACCACAGATAAAACACCATCATTATGACCTTGAAATGTATAAAGATGTTGATTTTCCGTGATCGACCACAACTTAACTGTTTTATCTTCCCCACCACTTGCTAATAGTTTACCATCAGGACTAAACGCCAGGGAATAAACTTTTTCGTCATTATTCATAAATTTCTTAACTTCTTTTCCCGTCTCTAATGACCATAATCTAATCGTTTTATCATCACTTGCACTTCCTAACAATTTGTAAGGGGAATTAAAAGCCACTGAATTAATATTAGCAAACCATTCAGAGTCTCCATGACCAGTCAACGTAATTTGTTTATTTTTTCCTAAATACCATAACTTAATGGTTTTGTCCTTACTGCCACTTGCTAAGACTTGACCATCAGCACTAAAAGCAACGGTTTTTACAGATTTAGTATGTCCTTCTAAAATCTTAGCACCAATTAAATTACCCATGATTAATAATCTCCTATAATATCTTGATCCTGTCTTAAGATACCCAGATTGTTGTTAAATACATCATTTATTACAAAAAAAAAGACATACTTTTAATATGCCTCTCAAATACAATTTAAAGACTAAATCAGTTAATTAACCGTTTTTTGATGACGAACTTCAATCACAGTATGAACATTGCCTCTAGGGTTAAAATCACCCTTTAGGGTTGCTTCTAAAGGTTCACAAGCTGCCACAAAATCATCAAGAATTTGATTAATCGACTCCTCATGGGAAATGTAGCGATCGCGGTAACTATTAATATACAATTTTAACGCCTTTAACTCCACCACTTTTTGATCTGGTACATAAGTCAGATAGAGAGTCGCAAAATCAGGATAACCAGAAAAAGGACATTTACAAGTAAATTCAGGTAAAGTCACCTGAATATCATAACGTCGGCCCACCCGTGGGTTAGGAAAGGTGATCATTTGCCCTTCTGCAATGTGACGTTCCCCATATTTCGTTGTAGAGGGATCAGACTGAGAGACTTGACTCATAACTAAGGTGTTCCTGGTGACAGTTTTCGTTAACTATTATGTCAAAAAATAAAAACAAAATAATTTTTTTCAAGGGAACCGATTACAGTTTTAATTAATAACAAAGCCCCAAACTCCGGATTGAGCAAAGATTGTAATAAGTTTAATCTCGCCAGTTTCCGTAAAAAACCGGATGGAGCATTGGGTAGGATTGGGTAGCATTAAGTAGAAGAAAGTTTACTGCCATTGAATCAATGGGACGTTTGAGACGCAGGATGTTTATGAATTGTTATACAAAGCGAATTTCAGCACTCTCCCTGGGTCTGGCTTTAACCCTTGTCACTACGGTTAAAGCCCAAGCATTAGACATCATTTTAGATCTAGGTTATAGCCTCACGGATACAACGGGAACAGAAAATGACCCGAATAGTGTTTTCACCTTCGGCATTGAGTTTACACCATCAGAAAATTTATTAATAGGCGGTTTAGGTGTATACGTTAAAGGAGGCGGCAGCAGTTTTCCCCAGGATGATGTTGATGTGGCCCGTTCCGTTGGGTTATGGCAAGTTAGTTCAGGCACTCTATTAGGGCAAGTTACCGTCAACCCAGGAAAAGATATTTGTCAAGATGATTTCTGCTTTGCCCGTCTCAATACCCCGATTAATATAATCAAAGATTTTGACTATCGAGTGGGAGTCTTTTATGAAGATAGTCAAATTGGAGATAAGTTATTGGGTTTCACTCCAAGTCAAATCAGTTTCGATTCTCGACTCACTTTAAATACAACAAGCACCTTTTACAATGATGCTACAACCTTAGCTTATCCTGAATTTGAAGATGATACATCATTTAGGGCCAGTGCCAATGTTGTCATTGGCCAAATCCCCCTACCGACAGAAATACCTGAACCTCAGTCCATAGCAGCGTTATTTTTGTTAGGGTTCGGTGCTTTACTCTCGAAGAAACTATAACTTAACATTCTTCGGCCAAAGGCAGCCAAATAATAAAGGTTGTTCCTCGGTTTCTTACTTGATTTGTCGGACTTAATAATTCAATTATTCCCCCCATCAGAGCCATTAATTCTTGAACAATGGCAAGTCCTAACCCCGTTCCTGGTATCTCCCCCTCAGCTTGTATCCCTCGATAATGTCGCTCAAAAATATGAGCTTGATCTTTTAAAGGAATGCCATAACCTGTATCTTCAATGGCAATGCCTTGATATATTTTTTCCCCTTCAACCCTCGATAATCCCAGCTTAATCTTCACTTGGCCAGGTTTTGGGGTATATTTAATCCCATTATCGATTAAGTTACTCAAAACTTCCCGTAGGGCCGAATCATTGCCCCAAACAGGGTGTAACTTCCCCACAATTTCTGATTGCACCTTAATTCCCTTCTCTTGAGCAATTGATTGGGCAGAAATAAGAATCGGTTCTAATATCTCCTGCAGCTTGATCTTTTTTAAGTTCATCCCTGTACTGGGTAAGGAAAGGGGCTGAGTATCAACAGAAGGGATACAATCTGTATTCAGGGTAATGAGATCCCTCTTGGTTGCGATCACTGCTTGATTTGTCTCAAATTCTTGGATTAATTCTTCTAAATGTTCGCTCTCTCTCACCATGTTCTCTATAATGGCGCGATTTTTGTCATTAGAGGTAAACCGCTTTAACAGTAGCTTCCCAAAAATCCGTAAGGCAGTAATGGGGTTACGAATCTGATGAAACAAATCATCGAGGCGATCATGTTCTTGTCGTTGCTGAATCTGTTGTTGTGTTAATTGTTGTTGATACCATCCTTGACGTTGATCTAAAAGACGTGCAATAGCCAAAGTTCTGGTTATTTT
This genomic window from Crocosphaera sp. UHCC 0190 contains:
- the dnaK gene encoding molecular chaperone DnaK, whose protein sequence is MGKVIGIDLGTTNSCVSVLEGGKPIVIPNSEGGRTTPSIVGFGKGNQRLVGQLAKRQAVTNAENTIYSIKRFIGRRWEETQEERSRVPYQCVKGRDDMVSVDIRGSHFTTQEISAMILQKLKTDAENYLGEPVTEAIITVPAYFTDAQRQATKDAGTIAGLDVLRIVNEPTAAALAYGLDKQDEEQYILVFDLGGGTFDVSILQLGNGVFEVKATAGNNHLGGDDFDNVIVRWMAENFKTKENIDLSGDKMALQRLREAAEKAKIELSSMLNTSINLPFITADETGPKHLETELSRSQFEELTKHLSHATLEPLNQALHDCELNAQELERVILVGGSTRMPAIHRVIQQVFPNSQMDRSINPDEAVALGAAIQGGVLGGEVKDVLLLDVTPLSLGIETLGEVFTKIIERNTTIPTSKSQVFSTATDGQTSVEIHVLQGERAMAKDNRSLGKCLLAGIPPAPRGVPQIEVSFDIDVNGILKVAAQDQGTGKEQTIIISHTGGLKSGEIERMQQEAQQFAEQDRRRMQMIEVRNQADSLFHTYETTLNENAELIRDELKFQSKQKKEQLEAALKNSGMSLEKIKAYVDEFRQIILAIGTEVYQQASPNKGFQETFNTMGEPLTTQITPQPQTQSSFGTTMPYQTTASIDLDSLPDLNDLDDMDSEDLEVTFSFDEDETIANDYEAVD
- a CDS encoding potassium channel protein encodes the protein MTLYSFEEKYRRLRQELFGGAIALGGVFCLGTLWYWLIEKWSIIEAAYMTTITLSTVGFLEVHPLDDKSRLFTIALILMGVITIGYIVNRLTEALIQGYFQEGIRQRQERRLIDTLENHCIVCGFGRTARQVAVEFTAEEVPFVIIDSRPEQVEEAGQLGYIVIQGDATRDECLINARIDQAVCLVSALTSDAENLYTVLSAKTLNPKIRAIARASTEEAVLKLQRAGADAVVSPYITGGRRLAAAALRPQVMDFVDGILTGTDRTFYMEEFLLDPKSCPCVGQSLSEARLRLQSGSLVLAIRRSDGTLIGGPTGETELMAGDLLICMGTPEQLRQLNQILGPIRSSSTARPPRQK
- a CDS encoding glycogen debranching protein codes for the protein MIIWVNEQIDPCGIVYSCLACYDEKAAKDCHQTWLNNLTEDQKKEGWIACLRTVESWDDVPVNALKLSV
- a CDS encoding glycosyltransferase; translated protein: MRKLYFLVPGTGKKFACGGLFAELKAFNLAQQVCSSAIVTYRQRETDNLFLDDVLKTQDLDDVIFVISWGFDVPKLAAKLKHYNVIYHAHSAGYGFNLPSSVPIITVSRNTMGYWGQKSPNTLIYYLPNQISDEFTNLNLQRDIDVLIQARKSSEYLLKQLIPRLQKHCNVVVIDSFVEDLAKIFNQSKVYLYDSAEYWAQQRVSEGFGLQPMEALACGCQVFSSINGGLSDYLDPGFNCHKIAGYSTEYDVQRILKAVHSSEKLTLSPQVLDEYRGDNIIKRLEIILDDINFFFDHKSQHLGDIKALTPFKILQLLLGKAWRKIIK
- a CDS encoding RluA family pseudouridine synthase encodes the protein MTIKLIVEDPGDRLDLWLSQHLCDLSRSHLQKLIEQGNITLNNEVCTNKKIKVRLGDILQIFIPSPQPLALEPEAIPLDILYEDDELIIINKPAGLVVHPAPGHETGTLVHALLYHCSNLAGIGGVKRPGIVHRLDKDTTGAIVVAKTDFSHQHLQSQIKQKTALREYLGVVYGVPINKQEDGQKIDNGIINLPIGRHPVDRKKMAVVPIEKGGREAVTHWKTLERLGNYTLIEFRLETGRTHQIRVHSSHIGHPIVGDPLYSSNHSIGVNLSGQALHAYKLSLVHPVTEEKIEAIAPLPGEFNKLLASLRHKIKST
- a CDS encoding WD40 repeat domain-containing protein — encoded protein: MGNLIGAKILEGHTKSVKTVAFSADGQVLASGSKDKTIKLWYLGKNKQITLTGHGDSEWFANINSVAFNSPYKLLGSASDDKTIRLWSLETGKEVKKFMNNDEKVYSLAFSPDGKLLASGGEDKTVKLWSITENQHLYTFQGHNDGVLSVVFSPDGQTLASSGDGNDKIIKLWNLLEKEVRTLSGHSGWFSAINCLVFSPDGKLLVSGSKDKTIKIWQVDTQQELKTIIAHSDSVTSLAIDSQGQWLFSGSKDKTLKIWDFKTGELITTITHTDKVYSVSFDSNCQRIATGCGDKKIRIFDLHEVVK
- the queF gene encoding preQ(1) synthase yields the protein MSQVSQSDPSTTKYGERHIAEGQMITFPNPRVGRRYDIQVTLPEFTCKCPFSGYPDFATLYLTYVPDQKVVELKALKLYINSYRDRYISHEESINQILDDFVAACEPLEATLKGDFNPRGNVHTVIEVRHQKTVN
- a CDS encoding GAF domain-containing sensor histidine kinase, with the translated sequence MFSSTASVPSPSQDFITLCQSQVTLLHQTLEADWSAVYLTAEQEGQQMDLIPIVVYPPTDTIQTEETPSITLPENWPGSVPSISLPIVKFSQISQSLPPNRESKPKKWAENPYSPEAYQLVLPLIHQEMMVGLLVTRRKNKPWKPQELTQIEKITRTLAIARLLDQRQGWYQQQLTQQQIQQRQEHDRLDDLFHQIRNPITALRIFGKLLLKRFTSNDKNRAIIENMVRESEHLEELIQEFETNQAVIATKRDLITLNTDCIPSVDTQPLSLPSTGMNLKKIKLQEILEPILISAQSIAQEKGIKVQSEIVGKLHPVWGNDSALREVLSNLIDNGIKYTPKPGQVKIKLGLSRVEGEKIYQGIAIEDTGYGIPLKDQAHIFERHYRGIQAEGEIPGTGLGLAIVQELMALMGGIIELLSPTNQVRNRGTTFIIWLPLAEEC